The stretch of DNA cggtatctttactgatccagaatctgttcgaattttctgtttcagataaccagaagtgcTGGAATCGTGTCCGCTACAACTTTCTTTTAAACCCCattacttcatcagcttgtaactattctagttatgaatatttttccaccgttcaatttttgttttattgttaaaagatagacgaATAAATGATTATATAATGGATAGTGAACATAATTatccttttatttttacggagctcgaaaaaacgtcccaAATTCgggtctctacactagaatacccccttatttttttttgtctttatttaagagactttcagccgtaggctggttcgtctctgtATACCCCCTTAATCTTTTTACGCATTTTTCGCAGTTCCAACTGATCACTGAGGGATTTTTCTGAGCTACATAGGTGTGTTGTTAAAAAATTGTCGCAAACTCGATGGAGTAGtcattataatgctgtgaaaccaATTTATGGGCTGATCACAGCCACTGGAGTATTGTGCGACTCAAATACTGGATCAAGTGTATGGTCGCTCCTACCAGAAGCTCATGATTTAATACCTCTGTGTTATCTGTATTTCTGATGCGTTGTACTACATAAAGTAGATCTAGCGCAGAATATTTGCAAACCAAAGAATCAAGGATGGCGGCTGAACTTTTTTTGTGGAAGGTTGTGTGATGAACAAATCGTAGTCACTAGGCCACGTCAGCATGTCAATCagctacactgcgtttcacatctatagaaccactaatttttttctgagtttccagagatatgtaagaagtcggttgaattgaagtatatagtgcaagatataacaactatcttcatcaAGAAGGCTGGCCATTCGAACTTTATTGCTGTGTTCAGgtgtgaaatatttaaaaaaacagaaattccagtgtttcattattatagaaccagatggaagaaCTCTAACTCCTTTACaaagttaacgtcaatttcacatgaattacaataagttttgaattcataggtcatctttagttctcaatcagttcaaataaccttttcggggtggttttgaccaagctgagccatgttgtagtgtgtatttcgttctacacagaggatactgctcgttgaggctcttcaaatcactcatactgcttgtaagctgcatctactattcgttcgatcactcctcataagttcttgatagggtttgaTCTGGTttacaagctgaccagtccagaatctgaagcccttgttcatcaaaccatgccatgactttccggattttatgatctgatgccaaattacccaattatcgcattgtttttgatgtaaaaacagcagtaaatgattctgaagtgcttctttgcacttctgactgttcattcgtgttgaagGTAAgatatctgaaccaggcctttttgagaaaattcttcccAAACCATGAAAATTCATCTCCAAAACAgagggtccaaaaactaatgtggaagctaatgccataggtttcactatttcaggaaaacttctctgataaaaagaaattcaacttgaatggaattTCTTTATAtctttcaactcgtaacttttcAGGTGGCAGTTTCAtgatttgaggaaaatatttttaagaAGACCTGGTTCAGATAGATATTCATCAATACAaatgcacagtcagaagtgcaatgaagtacttcagaatcatttacttctgtttttgcataaaaaaaaccgtgggtaatttggcatcaattcataacatccggaaagtcaaggcatggtttattgaataggggcttcagattctggaatgGTCAGcctgtttaccagatcaaaagcctatcaagaacttatgaggagtgatcgtacgaatagtacacccaaaattgatttttagctcatgttttgtcaacccgatttattacattaaatgatacataacataacataaaatgctatgactctcaaatactggtaggcatttgtataatatacatggtacagcaatataagattaatacgagagagcgaaacaaaagagaaataagctttccgcatacttcaCCACatgcacggcccagaccgagatagatattgctctccttcatgcgctccttttttgctctcagaaaacactttcaatcttcattttataatcagctGCAATATTATTATACATTTGCTGAACaacatcattagccatgtggatagcgtagttgtgtaaaacagtcttgcgtCCTCGCCGGCCTTGATTCGATGTCCGTTGTCGTCGTTTGGATTTTTGTTTGTGCGAtcccaaaaaatatgaaaaacagatgacagatgacattatttgcctatttgacgcttcaaggcacgaaatggcatgttttctgtcgaaaacaacgctagtttgggtgtagatgcagcttacaagcagtatgagtgatttgatgagcttaaacgagcagtatcctctgtgtagaacgagatacatacTACAACATGGCTCAgtttggtcaaaaccaccccgaataggTTATTTAAATTGATGGGGAACTAAAGATGACaaatgaattagaaacttatcgtaattcatgtgaaactgacgttaattttgtataggagtgagagtttttccaactggtcctatagttatgaaacactggaatttctgtttttttaatgtttcgtgcatgaacacaacaataaagttcaaatggccagtcttttaaatgaacatagttgttatatcttacactatatactttaattcaaccgacttcttacatagttgtggcaatttttcatggctGTTCCATACgaaagcagaatagaaactgatgctattggattgcatcacgagaACACCAAGTCAGGGGtgtgaatattccttcgctcggacgcattcacacgcaaacaattatTCACGACAGtttcatgcgaaagcagaacagaaactgatgcgagtaaaagtactcacgccttgcatttgtccgctatggtttcccaaaaacTTATGCgagcgagcaaaagaaatccCAGCTTGCCATTATTCgctgacggtttctccaggtgcctagattttgcgtccatgttcgggaacacattgcgatcaccaatcatcatcaacaagctagattgttatgatttcaatagcttgcttttaaagcaatttttaagctattgaaacgttCTTTGggccaataagtgacaatcatataaatcgttgacattttatctttcggatcaagtgattattataccactccattcagccggtaaagagatGTTAACATTCAAAACCTTGCaatccagcgtcactctctcggttccgaaactttgaacttacaccccggtacagaaatgaaagacgtagttctacgtcaaaaaatcgtggCCTGTTTTCTGCCTAAGGATGCCAACCAAAAGACgttattcctacgtcaaaagaaaagaCATTTGCCAATTGACTGCCACGAGAATTTTCGAGTGAGCTATTGGCGAAGGTGTATATAGGTCGTACGCAGAAATCAATTTTCTGACGAATCCAGTGCGTTTCATCCCTATTGTATGGTCGCCTTACTATCGAAACGGCGTTCAGTGAATCGAGGCGATTCAACGCAAATTTGATCGATGCGGTCTGCGAAATTTGCCTTGAACGATCCTTCAAATCTTCCAAATTACGAAGGACGAAGGTCAATTTTGTTCAGCCCGGTtgataacaaacaaacaaatattgataGGATCCAACTAATAGTGTTCCCCACTGACAGTTCCGATCGAATATTTTTCCGATATTCGTCCCGGTTTCATCAGAAAAATGGTGAAACCGAGAGGCTGCATTTCTTATTTTAACAGTTCGACTTGAAAAGTTGATAAGGTTGACGCCGAGATGGCGCCTCTtgtaaaaatctacttgactatcacaaagcaccgtcTTTCAatagatacgtgtcaaaattgcacagcaatcggtcgattggttcgtgagttacagcattgagagtgatgcaacttttgttattgtaaaaaaaacggaaaaatcacaaatcaatgaaaacgatggcaaaattgcatgtattGGGCTTCgtattgcttccgcatccaccgtattttcaagatctggccccagcgactattttctgttcgcagacctgaataGAATGCTcgttggcaagaaatttaagaccgatgatgaagtgattaccgaaactgaggcctattttggagaaaccgaaagagtactataaaaatggtatcgaaaaattgcaagatcgctataatcgctgaaTCACCGGAAAggaaattatgttgaataataaaattgaagattgcaaaaaaatagttttactgtgttaccttacaaacttttcagccgaactgttacgtgACATCGTTACTATGCTGATAAGACATTCTATATTGGCATTGGTACGTGAAATATGACAaagaaaactgtttttttgtagaaaaataacaattttaatTCTAATGATTCTGTAAGTATTCGAGATGAATTACAGAAGGTTAACAATTTACTTCTTCACGAAATCACCAAATCCCAAGTGCTTTGTAAATTATTAACACACAGATCCAAACCCACGAGGGCCCCTTTGCGTATTTCCTTCACCGCCAAACAGCTACCGGAAGCAATATTGTAAATGGGAGTTCCCTTCTGTGAAATAAATACGATAAAGTTTCCGAACGAGATGTATTTCACTAAAATTACCGTCTTCCTGTGCTTCCACGCTTGATCAGCTCCCATTTCATGGCACTTGTTCAATATTGGTGTGCCTTTGGTAGCGCTAGAGGGCGCTTCCAAGCATAACAATTGACCGAGAACCAGTTCCGATTTCTCGGTTTCGTACCACATCTGAGTTTTGACTCGCAAACATGGTTGTAGCACAAGCTTTGATCCTTTCTTCCACAGACTTTTCTCCTTGGCACCTTGAGTGGTTACACAAAGGCTAGAATTACTCAACCTGACCTGGAAGCTACTGATGTAGTTCCGTTTTCGCGAATGCCATGGCTGAAACTTGGGTTGCGAAACATTGCTGTCGATGGTTTTTTCTCCGGGAAGTCTTAGCTgtggatatatatttttcagaTACCATtcgaatgatttgcactttAGACGATTTCTCAATTCCTGTCTTTCGGAAACATCACCGGGATCGATGTTTTTCGCTTGCGGTTGGTTTTCAAGGTAATATTTTATGTAATCGTCCATCCAGACATGCGCTAAGCGGAGGGAGTTCCTTATCATAGTGTCTGCTCCATTTGGTGATCCGTAGGGGCGTCTTTTTCGAAACACATGTCCGATTCGCGAACAGGGTAGCAATTCAATGGAACCGCCACATTGCCATGCACGAAACGATATTTCCAAGTTTTCTCCACCCCAAACGTCCATTCCCATATCGTACTCGCCTAAATCTTTGAAATATTGTCTATCTATTGCAAATAACCCTCCAGCCATCGTTGGTGACCGAAATGGTCCAACGAAATCGTTGTCTTTCGACAATGTTCCTCTCGGTAAGTTGTCCCACTTGAAATGCAACCCCCAATTGAATCCTCCTCTCACGAGTGGACTCGAAGTATACGCAAACGTATCCGAATTGATGATATCGATAACTGGCATTGCCAGAATGGTGCTATTAACTTTGATCCTTTGCAGCAGAGGCTCTATCCAGTCCACATTCACTTCGATATGGCTATCGAGGAAAATGAGCACCTCTCCCGTAGAATTGCGAGCTCCAATAACTCGTGACCGCATCAAACCTTCACGTTCGGCGTTTCGAATGATTTTTATCTTAGTGCTGTTTAGTTTTTTCAACTCAGATTCTAGATTTTCCTTCAAATCGTCATAATCGCTGCAATCGTCCACGAGGACAATTTCATGGAGTAAATAGGACGGCGTTCGATGGATTACCGAATTCACCGATCGAATTAACGTTTGTTGATGCTCGTTATAAAAACACATTACTATTGATGCGGATGGAAGCACTTTGTCATAGCTTTGATCGAGACATCTAAAAAGAGAGGAAGTGAACAAAAAATTTGGAGCACTTAATCGAACTGCATACTCACAATTTATGCCTCGTATCCGGAATGTATCGGAAGGAACCAATTTTATTACTAACCAACACGTTGAAGGCATGCTTCCTGTACCCTACGTCTCGAATGAACTGTTCCTCCGAATTTCTCACCATACCGAACTCATCCGTGCCATTAGGTACAATAGGCTTCAATTCATCCATCAATTTGTGACTTATCTTCCTATACTGTTTTTCTTTATTGTATCGGTCAAGCTTTTCGTGGAAGAAGGAGTAACTTTTCTCGTTGTACAGCTTCTTATCTAGCCTTTGTGGCTCTAGCAGATTGGGTTGGTGTTCATGAGCAGCCAAAACCGCCTTATTTGGATGGCTTTTACCCTCAAACATAGCTACCGGTTGCTGGTCTGCAGAGTTATGATTCCCGGAGATCATCGCGGCTAGAGTTGGTTCAGAACCTATTGCATTGGAAGTATTGGTTAGGCACCAATAGAGATACAAACTGATGGACCAAGTCAGCGAAGCGGCAATCACTCCCCATAAAAATGATTTGCTCACCATTCTTgagattctgaaaaaaaagtgaaaggaTCATATGGCAAGTCAGCAGCGAAGGTTTTGTTCttaatatttaatatatttttcagaCGGTTACCGTTTTGGCTTCTCCTTGGACATTCGTACATATAAATATTGAAATAGAACTCTTAATTGCAATATTTAACTACCAGCATTTTGTAAATGAACGTATCAACGATAATTGATGAACAAAATTAAACTATAGATAAGCAACACGTTTGTCAATTTTGCAAACAAATGAGGGAttacattttattttgattacaTACTTTGCAGTCATGACAACAACCCGAAAATcaatattatattttcagcaaaagatgGCACTTATGCACTGCTAATTTTTGTACACTGAACAAGATATGAACAAATGCATGAACATTTAGCGGTTATGTATGATTCCAGTGGTGTAGTGTAGGGGGGGGGGACGTTCTTGATTTTCGACAACGCTCCAACCATGCCAGGAGGAGTTCAGGTTTTGTagaaaaagcaaaacaaaaaagccgtaTTCATGGGTTTGTAAACCAAGGCgttatactataggtggaccgcaatgtcaaaattgctgttcggccattgctcgtgaaaaaacaaatttgtttacataacaaatcatatcttttggtgacaaatgcattcgttggcaaaatagctgctcgcgctttactgtaggcaggtaattttatggattttttcgtataacaatttctcataattgcttctactttttcagatatctacaaccagcggtcgaattaaaaacagtgcagaaggatgttttgagtatattttaccttctagctgcgcaatcaatgcttttctttccaagcaagcaGCGTTTTATTCGTACGTGGTTTTAttgagcatttaaaaaaaagtgttattttttttgttttatcatcAGGGGAAAAGCATGAAATAGAATCGTACGTGGTACGAATTTATCGGCACAATCTGATCAAGGACGGAGGCATCATCAAACGGAAACTACGCGAGAAACTTTTCGAAGAGATAAAACTGCGCCGCAACACTCGTGTCAAACTGGACGAGTTGGGCTGGGTGCTGATGAACCACGATTTGATAACACGTAATGAGCCAATCCAACAGCATGCCAATGGTAATCGACCAAATCATTTTAAATTCAACATGGAGCGGTTGCGAAACCTACTGGAGCAGCACGAACAGAACAATCACGCTGGTGGGTCGGTTTGATATATTTATTCCACTCAagaatgattatatttgttgatttttcagagttgacttccgaaaagcaaaacgaattccttcgtatgctggatgcaattttacaaaacgacaAAGTTTTGAAGGAAATTAAAGAGATGGTAGTGGCGAATCGACTTCTATCGGAAATTCGTTATGTGACTGCGGTGGAACGTATGCTGAAACACAATTTGGACCCCTCTTTGCGCTGCTGCTTTGTATGCTGAGAGTATTTCCGCACTGCCGATGAGTATACcagtcatttcgaaaaattgcacggtgagaaatttcttattgttgcggcggtggatcgatttcagactagtcaaaagttcaacgttctacatcactacaatgcccttaatccggtgacaatattcacgatttgcaacgtataccacacagccctaataaaaaaaaacaagaaaagacgggtctaatattttacaataaagaacaaatctatcact from Toxorhynchites rutilus septentrionalis strain SRP chromosome 3, ASM2978413v1, whole genome shotgun sequence encodes:
- the LOC129776249 gene encoding polypeptide N-acetylgalactosaminyltransferase 35A; this translates as MSKEKPKRISRMVSKSFLWGVIAASLTWSISLYLYWCLTNTSNAIGSEPTLAAMISGNHNSADQQPVAMFEGKSHPNKAVLAAHEHQPNLLEPQRLDKKLYNEKSYSFFHEKLDRYNKEKQYRKISHKLMDELKPIVPNGTDEFGMVRNSEEQFIRDVGYRKHAFNVLVSNKIGSFRYIPDTRHKLCLDQSYDKVLPSASIVMCFYNEHQQTLIRSVNSVIHRTPSYLLHEIVLVDDCSDYDDLKENLESELKKLNSTKIKIIRNAEREGLMRSRVIGARNSTGEVLIFLDSHIEVNVDWIEPLLQRIKVNSTILAMPVIDIINSDTFAYTSSPLVRGGFNWGLHFKWDNLPRGTLSKDNDFVGPFRSPTMAGGLFAIDRQYFKDLGEYDMGMDVWGGENLEISFRAWQCGGSIELLPCSRIGHVFRKRRPYGSPNGADTMIRNSLRLAHVWMDDYIKYYLENQPQAKNIDPGDVSERQELRNRLKCKSFEWYLKNIYPQLRLPGEKTIDSNVSQPKFQPWHSRKRNYISSFQVRLSNSSLCVTTQGAKEKSLWKKGSKLVLQPCLRVKTQMWYETEKSELVLGQLLCLEAPSSATKGTPILNKCHEMGADQAWKHRKTKGTPIYNIASGSCLAVKEIRKGALVGLDLCVNNLQSTWDLVIS
- the LOC129778799 gene encoding uncharacterized protein LOC129778799 is translated as MLFFPSKQRFIREKHEIESYVVRIYRHNLIKDGGIIKRKLREKLFEEIKLRRNTRVKLDELGWVLMNHDLITRNEPIQQHANGNRPNHFKFNMERLRNLLEQHEQNNHAELTSEKQNEFLRMLDAILQNDKVLKEIKEMVVANRLLSEIRYVTAVERMLKHNLDPSLRCCFVC